The Rhopalosiphum maidis isolate BTI-1 chromosome 1, ASM367621v3, whole genome shotgun sequence genome has a segment encoding these proteins:
- the LOC113560915 gene encoding zinc finger protein 512B-like, which translates to MMKIATALAILVVAALVSADASKDATKKAANKEKRFADFGYGLSGLGYKSGLSYGSGLGYSSGLGYGSGLSYGSGLGYSSGLKYGSGLGYSSGLGYSSGLGYGSGLSYGSGLGYSSGLKYGSGLGLSSGLGYSSDAVVTSAAPAPTTGPLIPISKEVHIVNRHAQPVSAPYPVPVQHDVPVAVPHPVPYAVDTPYPVKVPAPYPVPVERPVPYAVDRPVPHPVASPYPVPVVHDVPVPVSKPYAVPVVKQVPVPVASPVVVHQSTPLIASSYSSGLETSAIGASYGSGYGYGSGYGSGYGYGSSYGLSSYGSGSHYSGSLGYSSGDLYGHEHSFDYKK; encoded by the exons ATGATGAAAATC GCTACAGCTCTTGCCATATTGGTGGTCGCAGCACTTGTCAGTGCCGACGCATCCAAAGATGCTACTAAGAAGGCGGCCAACAAAGAAAAAAGATTCGCTGACTTTGGATACGGACTGTCTGGTCTGGGATACAAATCAGGTCTCAGTTACGGTTCCGGTCTCGGCTACAGCTCCGGTCTAGGCTACGGATCCGGTCTTAGCTACGGCTCCGGTCTGGGCTACAGCTCTGGATTGAAATACGGTTCCGGTCTCGGCTACAGCTCCGGATTGGGATACAGCTCCGGTCTTGGCTACGGATCCGGTCTGAGCTACGGCTCGGGTCTGGGCTACAGCTCTGGTTTGAAATACGGTTCCGGTTTGGGACTGTCATCTGGCTTGGGATACTCCAGCGATGCTGTCGTCACCTCTGCCGCCCCGGCACCGACCACCGGTCCCCTGATCCCGATCTCCAAGGAAGTGCACATCGTCAACCGTCACGCTCAACCAGTGTCCGCCCCGTACCCAGTGCCAGTTCAACACGACGTGCCAGTCGCCGTACCACACCCCGTGCCTTACGCAGTCGACACCCCATACCCAGTCAAAGTACCCGCCCCATACCCAGTTCCAGTCGAAAGACCAGTCCCGTACGCAGTCGACAGGCCAGTTCCTCATCCAGTAGCCTCACCATACCCAGTTCCAGTAGTTCACGATGTTCCCGTGCCCGTATCCAAACCGTACGCTGTTCCAGTAGTCAAACAAGTTCCAGTACCGGTAGCCAGCCCAGTCGTCGTACACCAATCAACCCCATTGATCGCATCCAGCTACAGCTCTGGACTTGAAACGTCTGCCATCGGTGCCAGTTACGGTTCCGGTTACGGTTACGGTTCTGGTTACGGTTCTGGTTACGGTTACGGTTCCAGCTACGGACTATCGTCCTACGGATCTGGCAGCCACTACAGTGGATCTCTGGGATACAGCAGCGGAGACTTGTACGGCCATGAACACAGTTTCGACTACAAGAAATAG